A single window of Nicotiana tomentosiformis chromosome 1, ASM39032v3, whole genome shotgun sequence DNA harbors:
- the LOC104100388 gene encoding heavy metal-associated isoprenylated plant protein 26-like, which yields MGVIDHISDMFDCSTGSHSKHKRRKQLQTVEVKVKMDCEGCERKVRRSVEGMKGVSSVTVEPKQHKLTVVGYVDPEKVVARVAHRTGKKAEIWPYVPYDVVAHPYAQGVYDKKAPAGYVRRVDDYQSNQLQRASSTEVRYTTAFSDENPAACVVM from the exons ATGGGTGTTATTGACCATATCTCTGATATGTTTGATTGTTCCACTGGCTCTCACTCCAAGCACAAGAGACGCAAACAGTTGCAG ACAGTGGAGGTAAAAGTGAAGATGGATTGCGAAGGTTGCGAGAGGAAAGTGAGAAGGTCCGTAGAGGGAATGAAAGGAGTTTCATCAGTCACAGTTGAGCCCAAACAACACAAGCTAACTGTAGTGGGCTATGTGGATCCAGAGAAAGTCGTGGCCCGTGTGGCTCATCGCACAGGTAAGAAGGCAGAGATTTGGCCCTATGTTCCATACGACGTCGTAGCTCATCCCTACGCGCAGGGCGTGTACGATAAGAAGGCACCAGCTGGGTACGTGAGGAGAGTTGATGATTATCAAAGTAACCAGCTCCAACGTGCCAGTTCCACTGAAGTTCGTTATACCACTGCCTTTAGTGATGAAAATCCTGCAGCATGTGTGGTCATGTGA